The sequence GCTTGAGGGTATCTTCAGCCAAAAAGAGCAGTGTCTGGTCACAGCTCAGGATGTTCCCTTGCTCATCCACCACCCCCAGCCGGTCGCCATCGCCGTCCAGCGCGAAGCCGATGTCGGCTTTTTCGCGAACGACGCGCTCCTGCAGCTCCTGCAGCGTGGCGTGTTTGCTGGGATCCGCCGGATGATTGGGGAAGGTCCCGTCCGGTTCCAGGTAGAGGCCGGTCACCTGCGCTCCCGTGCGCCTGATCGCCTCCATCATGACGGGCCCGGAGGTGCCGTTGCCGGTATCGATGACCACTCTCGCGCCGTCGGCGCACCTGCCAAATTGCTGTTCCAGCCAGTCCAAGTACGGGCCGATGCCATCGATGGTCTTCACCGAACCTTTGCCCGAAAGGAATGTTCCAGATGCAATTCTCTGAAGCAGGGTCTGGATATCTTCGCCCGCAAATGCGACCGCGTCGCGGATCTGCAGCTTGATGCCGTTGTCCTCCTTCGGATTATGGCTCGCGGTCACCTGCAGGCCACCATCCAGCTTCCGGTGGCAGATCACGAAGTAGTTCACGGGGCTCGGCGTCATGCCGATATCCAGAATTTCGCAGCCGGTGGAAACGAGCCCCTCGATGAGAGCCTGTTCCAGTGAAGCACTGTGTGTGCGCATATCCCGTCCGACGACCAGTTTGGGATGTTCGATCGTGTAGAGCTCCCGCACGATGGAGCCGAATGCCCGGCCGATCAGGCGGCAGACTTCTTCATTCAGTTGCGCCGGAACTTTTCCCCGGATGTCGTACGCCCGAAAAATGTGAGGATCAAGAGGGGACATGCCGCGCAGAGGATACGGATTTCCAGGCCTCCGGTCACTTGCGCTGGCCGGGCGGAACTATCTTTTTTATACAATATATTGTATAATAATAAAAAACATCATGCCCTCTTCTCCTCTCGCCCCTCAGCATGTTCAGGGTCAACCGCGGCTGACCGTTGCCTACTTCTCGATGGAGATCGGGCTCAAGAGCACGATTCCCACGTTCGCGGGAGGCCTCGGTATCCTCACGGCTGATCTGATGCAGTCGTGCGCGGATCTGGGCGTGCCGGCGGTGTGCGTGACGGGATGCTGGAAGCACGGGTACCTGCGACAGACCTTGAACCCGGATGGATCACAGCGTTACGAGGAGATCGAGTGGGATATCGCCGCACATTTACAGAAGCGTCCGGAACGCGTGACTGTCATGATCGAGGGGCAGCCCGTGGTCGTGGGGGCATGGCAGCTCGATCTCAAAGGCGAAAAGGGGACGGTGCCGGTGATCTTTCTCGATACGAGCCTGCCCGAGAATCCGCCAGAGGTGCACCGGATCACCCATCGTCTGTACGGAGGCGATCTCAGCATGCGCATCCGTCAGGAGCTGGTGCTCGGCATCGGCGGCATCAAGATGTTGCGGGCGCTCGGCTATACCGATATCGGCACGTACCACATGAATGAGGGTCATGCGGCATTCCTCACACTCGAGCTCCTGCGGGAGCGACAGTGGCAGGATGAGGCGGTGCGCCGGTCCTGCGCCTTCACCACGCACACGCCCATCGAAGCGGGACACGACGTGTTCCCCTATGACCTGGCTGAGCGGATCGCCGGAGACAATCTTCCGTGGCATATCAAAAAAATCGCGGGGGAGAACGCCCTCTCGATGACGAAACTGGCGATGACGATGAGCCGCTTCACGTGCGGGGTTTCGCGCATCCATGCAGAAGTCTCGCGCAAGATGTTCCCGGGGGTCCAGATCGATTCCATTACCAACGGCGTGCACCACCTCACGTGGTCCAGCAAAGAGATGCAGGCGCTTTTCGATGCGAAGAGCAGGGGCTGGAGGGAAGATCCTTCCATCCTCACCGCCACTTGCCGCGATTTCGAAGACGGAGAACTGTGGAAGGCCCACCAGGCGGCAAAGATGCGTTTGATGACAGAGGTGAACCGTCGTACGGGTCTTGCATTCGATGTAGAAATTCTGACGATTGCCAGTGCGCGCCGCGTGGTCTCGTACAAGCAGCCGGAACTTTTGTACGACAATCTCAAACGGCTGGCGGATGTGTGCCAGGGCCGCGTGCAGATCGTGCACTCCGGCAATGCGCACCCGTCCGATTCGTTCGCGCAGGGGGTGATTCAGCGCATGGTGGAGCGGTCGCATGAGCTGAAGGACAAGGTGAAGATCGCCTACCTCGAGAACTACAATCCCGATCTCGCCAGGCTTCTTGTGCAGGGGGCGGATGTGTGGCTGAACACGCCCATGCGGTTACACGAAGCCTCGGGCACTTCCGGCATGAAGGCGTGCCTCAATGGTGTGTTGAATTTCTCCACGCTGGATGGCTGGTGGATCGAGGGCTACGAGCGCGACCCCGAGGCCGGCTGGCGCATCGGACCGCTCGTCCAGGCCACGTCGGACGATACGGCGCGCTCGATTGACGCCGAAGACATCTACACCGAGCTGCAGTACCAGATCATCCCGGAGTACTACTACACTGCGCGCGCACGCTGGATCCGACGCATGAAGCGTGCCATCGGACTTTCGGGGTACTTCAACTCCCACCGGTGCGTTCAGGAGTACTTGGAAAAGGCCTGGAAGCAATAACGTGTCACGAAATCAAAAACTGCACCAGTGCGAGGCTGATCAAAATCACGATGAGACCGATGGCCACGCGCACCACCAGGTTCTTTGCCCGTGTGTACTGTTCGTCCTTGCCCAAATTCACGATCATGAGCAGGCCGGCCCAGATGAGTACGATGGTCGCAACGAACGCGCCGAAACCGAGCAGGACTTTCACGAATGTGGAGATGATGGAGAGAATCTTTCCGGGTGTGCGCTCAATGACCACCGCATCCACGATGAGGAGTTTTGTGGCAATGAGGAGCACGCCGGCTCCCACGCCGAAGATCGTGCGCTTAAGGTGGGCGAGCCCGTCTTCCCCGCCGTAGCTGATCACGGCACGGATGCCGCTGACGATGATGAAGATGACGGCTGCGATGGCCGCGAGCGTCTCGAAGAAACTCAAGAGCCCCTTCAGTTCCGTTGTGATGATGTCCGGTCCGCCGCCCTTGTAGGCCAGGTAGGCCTCGGCGACCCGCGGAGCCAGGTTGATGAGAAT is a genomic window of Candidatus Peribacter riflensis containing:
- a CDS encoding phosphomannomutase / phosphoglucomutase encodes the protein MSPLDPHIFRAYDIRGKVPAQLNEEVCRLIGRAFGSIVRELYTIEHPKLVVGRDMRTHSASLEQALIEGLVSTGCEILDIGMTPSPVNYFVICHRKLDGGLQVTASHNPKEDNGIKLQIRDAVAFAGEDIQTLLQRIASGTFLSGKGSVKTIDGIGPYLDWLEQQFGRCADGARVVIDTGNGTSGPVMMEAIRRTGAQVTGLYLEPDGTFPNHPADPSKHATLQELQERVVREKADIGFALDGDGDRLGVVDEQGNILSCDQTLLFLAEDTLKRFPGKPIVFTTSMSSTLETEIRKWGGTPVMCKVGHSFVEHEMQKQGAPLGGEQSGHFFLEDLAHGYDDALIVALQVLRILKSGKESLSLCLAHYPTVFVAQELRPGCPDDRKFEIVATIITHFQKNYPVNTLDGARIDFGDGAWSNIRASNTSPKLSVCMEARSPEKLTTIAELIHEHLKTYPEISLKE
- a CDS encoding alpha-glucan phosphorylase, which encodes MPSSPLAPQHVQGQPRLTVAYFSMEIGLKSTIPTFAGGLGILTADLMQSCADLGVPAVCVTGCWKHGYLRQTLNPDGSQRYEEIEWDIAAHLQKRPERVTVMIEGQPVVVGAWQLDLKGEKGTVPVIFLDTSLPENPPEVHRITHRLYGGDLSMRIRQELVLGIGGIKMLRALGYTDIGTYHMNEGHAAFLTLELLRERQWQDEAVRRSCAFTTHTPIEAGHDVFPYDLAERIAGDNLPWHIKKIAGENALSMTKLAMTMSRFTCGVSRIHAEVSRKMFPGVQIDSITNGVHHLTWSSKEMQALFDAKSRGWREDPSILTATCRDFEDGELWKAHQAAKMRLMTEVNRRTGLAFDVEILTIASARRVVSYKQPELLYDNLKRLADVCQGRVQIVHSGNAHPSDSFAQGVIQRMVERSHELKDKVKIAYLENYNPDLARLLVQGADVWLNTPMRLHEASGTSGMKACLNGVLNFSTLDGWWIEGYERDPEAGWRIGPLVQATSDDTARSIDAEDIYTELQYQIIPEYYYTARARWIRRMKRAIGLSGYFNSHRCVQEYLEKAWKQ